One Deltaproteobacteria bacterium genomic window carries:
- a CDS encoding PAC2 family protein → MSSPEIRFDVEPALEAPALLLAFEGWNDAGEAASNAARFIADALGAAPLGELDGEHYYDFTVQRPVVRQSEDGMRRITWPRFAFQYAVIPGRTELVIGVGPEPNLHWRAWCEQLTRLAKRLRVSRVVILGAFLADVVYSLPVHVTGFAWPPERMDELGLRASNYEGPTGIVGVLGSVYPEAGFETVSFWAGLPHYIPLTPNARGTLALVQQAARYLDLPIDRTPLEREAAEYEGKTSELVSQDPQLAEYVRELKKRGFAQ, encoded by the coding sequence ATGTCCTCCCCCGAGATCCGCTTCGACGTCGAGCCCGCACTCGAAGCGCCCGCGCTGCTGCTCGCGTTCGAGGGCTGGAACGACGCGGGCGAGGCCGCCTCGAACGCGGCGCGCTTCATCGCCGACGCGCTCGGCGCCGCGCCGCTCGGCGAGCTCGACGGCGAGCACTACTACGACTTCACCGTGCAGCGCCCCGTCGTGCGCCAGAGCGAGGACGGCATGCGGCGCATCACCTGGCCGCGCTTCGCCTTCCAGTACGCGGTGATTCCCGGCCGCACCGAGCTCGTGATCGGCGTCGGCCCCGAGCCGAACCTGCACTGGCGCGCGTGGTGCGAGCAGCTCACGCGCCTCGCGAAGCGCCTCCGCGTCTCGCGTGTCGTGATCCTCGGCGCGTTCCTCGCCGACGTCGTCTACTCGCTGCCCGTGCACGTCACCGGCTTCGCGTGGCCGCCCGAGCGCATGGACGAGCTCGGCCTGCGCGCGAGCAACTACGAAGGCCCGACCGGAATCGTCGGGGTGTTAGGGAGCGTCTACCCCGAAGCCGGCTTCGAGACGGTGAGCTTCTGGGCCGGCCTGCCGCACTACATCCCGCTCACGCCCAACGCGCGCGGCACGCTCGCGCTCGTGCAGCAGGCCGCGCGCTACCTCGACCTCCCGATCGACCGCACGCCGCTCGAGCGCGAAGCCGCCGAGTACGAGGGCAAGACCTCGGAGTTGGTGTCGCAGGATCCGCAGCTCGCGGAGTACGTACGCGAGCTGAAGAAGCGCGGGTTTGCGCAGTAG
- a CDS encoding type II toxin-antitoxin system HicA family toxin produces MKRRDLIAHLEAHGCALLRESGRHSIYANRAVRKSSSVPRHREINEHLARKICRDLEVPDPAIEKQP; encoded by the coding sequence GTGAAGCGGCGCGATCTCATCGCCCACCTCGAGGCGCACGGCTGCGCGCTCCTTCGTGAGAGTGGGCGACACTCGATCTACGCAAATCGCGCCGTGCGGAAGTCGTCGTCAGTTCCACGGCATCGCGAGATCAACGAGCACCTCGCCCGCAAGATCTGTCGCGACCTCGAAGTCCCGGATCCCGCGATCGAGAAGCAGCCGTAA
- a CDS encoding type II toxin-antitoxin system HicB family antitoxin: protein MDLGFTAVFKKVPEGYIAFVEELPGANTQGATLSEARENLREAVQLVLEANRELAREEASDGEVIREPLKIAIG, encoded by the coding sequence ATGGACCTCGGATTCACAGCGGTGTTCAAGAAAGTGCCGGAGGGCTACATCGCGTTCGTCGAGGAGCTTCCTGGCGCGAACACTCAGGGCGCAACGCTCTCCGAGGCGCGCGAAAATCTCCGCGAGGCCGTGCAACTCGTGCTCGAAGCGAATCGCGAGCTGGCGCGCGAGGAAGCGAGCGATGGCGAGGTCATTCGCGAGCCACTCAAGATCGCGATCGGGTGA
- a CDS encoding acyl-CoA dehydrogenase family protein: MPISFDASDRSARAQAHFHAMAADHMRPIARKYDDHEHDLPTEWVDWYWKTGRFTSPGGEGASDGFVQVCMQAEELCWGDAGLYLRTPFAGLGGSAVAATGTAEQKQKYLAVFADRSAQPAWGAMAITEPGAGSDSAAIETTATLDGDHYVLNGTKIFCTGGDGAATSPAGFVVVWATVDKSAGRGGIKAFVVPSGTPGMEVVGLERKMGIRASDTATLRFESCRIPRANLLGAEKVKRDDADVKQTGDKGFKGAMATFDASRPLVAAMAVGVGRAALDLVKEELAKSGITPRYDAPPTELTAIERDLAEMEAELQAARLLTWRAASMMNRRLANNLEASMAKAKAGSAVTKITQKAVELLGPLGYSKKLLVEKWMRDAKINDIYEGTQQINLLIVARRILDYSSAMLR; the protein is encoded by the coding sequence ATGCCCATCTCCTTCGACGCTTCCGACCGCTCCGCCCGCGCGCAGGCGCACTTCCACGCGATGGCCGCAGACCACATGCGTCCGATCGCGCGCAAGTACGACGACCACGAGCACGACCTGCCCACGGAGTGGGTCGACTGGTATTGGAAGACAGGGCGCTTCACGTCGCCCGGCGGCGAAGGCGCGAGCGACGGCTTCGTGCAGGTGTGCATGCAGGCCGAGGAGCTGTGCTGGGGCGACGCCGGGCTCTATCTGCGCACGCCGTTCGCGGGGCTCGGCGGCAGCGCCGTCGCGGCGACCGGCACCGCGGAGCAGAAACAGAAGTACCTCGCGGTGTTCGCCGACCGCAGCGCGCAGCCCGCGTGGGGCGCGATGGCGATCACCGAGCCCGGCGCCGGCTCCGACAGCGCCGCGATCGAGACCACCGCGACGCTCGACGGCGACCACTACGTGCTGAACGGCACGAAGATCTTCTGCACGGGTGGCGACGGCGCGGCGACTTCGCCCGCGGGCTTCGTCGTGGTGTGGGCCACGGTCGACAAGAGCGCGGGGCGCGGCGGCATCAAGGCGTTCGTCGTGCCTTCCGGCACGCCGGGCATGGAGGTCGTCGGGCTCGAGCGCAAGATGGGCATCCGTGCGAGCGACACCGCCACGCTGCGCTTCGAGAGCTGCCGCATCCCGCGCGCGAACTTGCTCGGCGCGGAGAAGGTGAAGCGCGACGACGCGGACGTGAAGCAGACCGGCGACAAGGGCTTCAAGGGCGCGATGGCGACCTTCGACGCGAGCCGGCCGCTCGTCGCCGCGATGGCGGTGGGCGTGGGCCGCGCCGCGCTCGACCTCGTGAAGGAAGAGCTCGCGAAGAGCGGCATCACCCCGCGCTACGACGCGCCGCCGACCGAGCTCACCGCGATCGAGCGCGACCTCGCGGAGATGGAGGCGGAGCTGCAGGCCGCGCGCCTCCTCACCTGGCGCGCCGCCTCGATGATGAACCGCCGGCTCGCGAACAACCTCGAAGCCTCGATGGCGAAGGCGAAGGCCGGCTCCGCCGTCACGAAGATCACGCAGAAGGCGGTCGAGCTGTTAGGGCCGCTCGGCTACTCGAAGAAGCTGCTGGTCGAGAAGTGGATGCGCGACGCCAAGATCAACGACATCTACGAGGGCACGCAGCAGATCAACCTGCTGATCGTCGCGCGCAGAATCCTCGACTACTCCAGCGCGATGCTGAGGTGA
- a CDS encoding acyl-CoA dehydrogenase family protein: protein MIDFTPTEEQALIVETVREFAAKELRPLARKCEEARILPADVLARAHELGLVASALPEAFGGGGARSAITSALIAEELAWGDLALGLAALSPALGALPALDFGDDAQQRALLPAFLGDAFTPGALGVAEPRIGSDPFRPATTARRDGSDYVLDGAKCLVPWLPGGANVIVTASESGTASAFVVPRADVGLTAALDATMGVCALPLADVKLNAVRVPASAKLARFDPRALVARGRTALAACGVGVARAAFEVARDYAKEREAFGTKIAQKQAIAFLLANMAIEIDAARLLVWEAAWKLDQGGDALREATLAINQVKRIALDAADGAVQVFGGHGYIREYLPELHLRNARGLAAFECIALV from the coding sequence ATGATCGATTTCACGCCGACCGAGGAGCAAGCGCTCATCGTCGAAACGGTGCGCGAGTTCGCCGCGAAGGAGCTGCGCCCGCTCGCGCGCAAGTGCGAGGAGGCGCGCATCCTGCCCGCGGACGTGCTCGCGCGCGCGCACGAGCTCGGCCTCGTCGCGAGCGCGCTGCCCGAGGCGTTCGGCGGCGGGGGCGCGCGCAGCGCCATAACAAGTGCGCTGATCGCGGAAGAGCTCGCGTGGGGCGACCTCGCGCTCGGGCTCGCGGCGCTCTCGCCCGCGCTCGGCGCGCTGCCCGCCCTCGACTTCGGCGACGACGCGCAGCAGCGCGCGCTGTTGCCCGCGTTCCTCGGCGACGCGTTCACGCCGGGCGCGCTCGGCGTCGCCGAGCCGCGCATCGGCAGCGATCCCTTTCGGCCCGCGACCACTGCGCGCCGCGACGGCAGCGACTACGTGCTCGACGGCGCGAAGTGCCTCGTGCCGTGGTTGCCGGGCGGCGCGAACGTGATCGTGACGGCGAGCGAGAGCGGCACAGCGAGCGCGTTCGTCGTGCCGCGCGCCGACGTGGGCCTCACCGCTGCGCTCGACGCGACGATGGGCGTCTGCGCGCTGCCGCTCGCCGACGTGAAGCTGAACGCGGTGCGCGTGCCCGCGAGCGCAAAGCTCGCGCGCTTCGACCCACGCGCGCTCGTTGCGCGCGGCCGCACCGCGCTCGCCGCGTGCGGCGTCGGCGTCGCGCGCGCGGCCTTCGAGGTGGCGCGCGACTACGCGAAGGAGCGCGAGGCCTTCGGCACCAAGATCGCGCAGAAGCAGGCGATCGCGTTCCTGCTCGCGAACATGGCGATCGAGATCGACGCGGCGCGCCTACTGGTATGGGAAGCCGCGTGGAAGCTCGACCAAGGCGGCGACGCGCTGCGCGAAGCCACGCTCGCGATCAACCAGGTGAAGCGCATCGCCCTCGACGCCGCCGACGGCGCAGTCCAGGTGTTCGGCGGTCACGGCTACATCCGCGAGTACCTGCCCGAGCTCCACCTCCGCAACGCCCGCGGCCTTGCCGCCTTCGAGTGCATCGCGCTCGTCTAA
- a CDS encoding cytochrome c3 family protein: protein MAAAAALFFAPGLAGTASAQAPLVADSVCRAHELKAMKAANPELEIEIPEQFNRDYPTQKACDSHKAALVVDEATGPVQPIPFSHKHHAGDWQIDCMYCHSGTDRSRAAGVPSVELCMGCHLQFPAEYDELSGIQTLKKHWEEGTTIEWTQIHRLPEHVKFQHQAHVRRTDLGFNCQTCHGPVETMDKVMLTKDTKWWPWGLPTQKLEMGWCIQCHRDNGASQDCLTCHY, encoded by the coding sequence TTGGCCGCCGCTGCGGCGCTGTTCTTCGCGCCCGGTCTTGCCGGCACCGCTTCCGCGCAGGCGCCGCTCGTCGCGGACAGCGTGTGCCGCGCGCACGAGCTGAAGGCCATGAAGGCCGCGAACCCGGAGCTCGAGATCGAGATCCCGGAGCAATTCAACAGGGACTACCCGACCCAGAAGGCGTGCGACTCGCACAAGGCGGCTCTGGTGGTCGACGAGGCGACGGGCCCGGTCCAGCCCATCCCCTTCAGCCACAAGCACCACGCCGGCGACTGGCAGATCGACTGCATGTACTGCCACAGCGGAACCGATCGCTCCCGCGCCGCAGGCGTGCCCTCGGTCGAGCTGTGCATGGGCTGCCACCTGCAGTTCCCGGCGGAGTACGACGAGCTCTCGGGCATCCAGACGCTGAAGAAGCACTGGGAAGAGGGCACCACGATCGAGTGGACGCAGATCCACCGCCTGCCCGAGCACGTGAAGTTCCAGCACCAGGCGCACGTGCGGCGCACGGACCTCGGCTTCAACTGCCAGACCTGCCACGGCCCGGTCGAGACCATGGACAAGGTGATGCTGACCAAAGACACGAAGTGGTGGCCCTGGGGCCTGCCGACGCAGAAGCTCGAGATGGGCTGGTGCATCCAGTGCCACCGGGACAACGGCGCGTCGCAAGACTGCCTGACCTGCCACTACTAG
- a CDS encoding 4Fe-4S dicluster domain-containing protein, which produces MPEIARRDFLKLVGVGASGAAAAGCAEKVEQLIPYVVQPEEITPGNAVYYASSCTECSVGCGIVVKTREGRPIKLEGNPENPINKGKLCSKAQASVGRTYSPDRHKGPMKRDANGALQPIAWADAIAEVAAAVRANPAGTAVLGGDPGATAGDVIAQIVAALGAKSATYMPFSGESLREATRLVFGVASEPIFDLSGADLIVDFGAESLESGPSPVEHQRQWAEARDIDAHSHDGGARLVYVGSRLSLTASSSDQWLAARPGSEGILALALARAVVAAQGAESPNAALASGALAGFDADSAAAATDVPAETITKLGGALAKAKSAVALPPGVAVTSRKAVGANAAVLVLNQVLGAVGRSVTVPAEVANAKSRAKYRDVIALVEQMKAGAISVLIVHDSNPVYSLPKGVGFADALAKVPLVVSLATAADETSAKAHLVLPNHAPLESWGDVRPHSGVRGVMQPAFSPLYDTKAAADTLLEIARAAGAAVPTGTFQSLVNAAWADTDSRAALQRGGVFEAATPAANAVFDASKVDAAAPELAGGGDMTVLAFPHIALGDGRGASLGLLQEIPDAVTHVLWESWAEISLAAAARLGVENGDILKVATAAGEIEVAAFVRGGIRDDVIAIPTGQGHTVGLFASKENDGLPGTPRGVNVADLLAGTTDEAGGQAWLTEKASVSNTGRHRRLPMLQFSDNKRGRQLGEVMTLAALNGHDEHHGDDHHGSHEIIKEYDPADDAADAEYAATFQARGEKSVKESPYRWGMTVDLDKCTGCSACITACYVENNIPVVGEAEIRMVRPMTWLRIDRWIGDGFTDFGNEMGRIQIAPSTEKLGEVDVRNAPIMCQQCGAAPCEPVCPVIATYHNEEGLNGMIYNRCIGTRYCANNCPYKVRRFNYYDNQITKWPTPMELGLNPDVTVRGQGVMEKCTFCVQRIQGARQEAKNARGVDAQIADGAVQTACQQTCPSNAIAFGNLRDDASAVSQKADSKRGYHALHVLNTRPAVTYLSKVVRGPAV; this is translated from the coding sequence ATGCCTGAGATCGCACGTCGAGATTTTCTGAAGCTGGTGGGCGTGGGCGCGAGTGGCGCAGCCGCTGCCGGCTGCGCGGAGAAGGTCGAGCAGCTGATCCCGTACGTGGTTCAGCCCGAGGAGATCACCCCCGGCAACGCGGTGTACTACGCGTCGTCGTGCACCGAGTGCTCCGTCGGCTGCGGCATCGTGGTGAAGACGCGCGAAGGGCGCCCGATCAAGCTCGAGGGCAACCCCGAGAACCCGATCAACAAGGGCAAGCTGTGCAGCAAGGCGCAGGCGAGCGTCGGCCGCACCTACTCGCCGGATCGGCACAAGGGCCCGATGAAGCGCGACGCGAACGGTGCGCTGCAGCCGATCGCGTGGGCGGATGCGATCGCGGAAGTCGCCGCGGCGGTGAGGGCGAACCCGGCGGGCACGGCGGTGCTCGGTGGCGACCCGGGCGCGACGGCTGGCGACGTGATCGCGCAGATCGTGGCCGCGCTCGGCGCGAAGAGCGCGACGTACATGCCGTTCAGCGGGGAGTCGCTGCGCGAGGCGACGCGCCTCGTGTTCGGCGTCGCGAGCGAGCCGATCTTCGATCTCTCGGGCGCAGACCTGATCGTCGACTTCGGCGCCGAGTCGCTCGAGAGCGGCCCCTCGCCCGTGGAGCATCAGCGCCAATGGGCGGAAGCGCGTGACATCGACGCGCACTCGCACGACGGCGGCGCGCGTCTCGTGTACGTGGGCTCGCGGCTCTCGCTCACCGCGTCGTCCTCGGACCAGTGGCTCGCGGCCCGGCCGGGCAGCGAGGGCATCCTCGCGCTCGCGCTAGCACGCGCGGTCGTTGCGGCGCAGGGCGCCGAGAGCCCGAACGCGGCGCTCGCGAGCGGCGCACTCGCCGGGTTCGACGCGGATTCGGCGGCCGCCGCGACGGACGTGCCCGCGGAGACGATCACGAAGCTCGGCGGCGCGCTCGCGAAGGCGAAGAGCGCGGTCGCGCTGCCGCCCGGCGTCGCCGTCACGAGCCGCAAGGCCGTCGGCGCGAACGCGGCGGTGCTCGTGCTGAACCAAGTGCTCGGCGCGGTCGGGCGCTCGGTCACGGTTCCTGCCGAGGTCGCGAACGCGAAGTCGCGCGCGAAGTACCGCGACGTGATCGCGCTCGTCGAGCAGATGAAGGCCGGCGCGATCAGCGTGCTGATCGTGCACGACAGCAATCCCGTCTACTCGCTGCCGAAGGGCGTGGGCTTCGCCGACGCGCTCGCGAAGGTGCCGCTCGTGGTGTCGCTCGCGACCGCAGCCGACGAGACCAGCGCGAAGGCGCATCTCGTGCTGCCGAATCACGCGCCGCTCGAGTCGTGGGGCGACGTTCGCCCGCATTCGGGTGTGCGCGGCGTGATGCAGCCCGCGTTCAGTCCGCTCTACGACACGAAGGCAGCGGCCGACACGCTGCTCGAGATTGCGCGCGCTGCCGGCGCCGCGGTCCCGACGGGCACGTTCCAGTCGCTCGTGAATGCGGCGTGGGCCGACACCGACTCGCGCGCGGCGCTCCAGCGCGGCGGCGTGTTCGAGGCGGCGACGCCCGCTGCGAACGCGGTGTTCGACGCCAGCAAGGTCGACGCGGCCGCTCCGGAGCTCGCCGGCGGCGGCGACATGACCGTGCTCGCGTTCCCGCACATCGCGCTCGGCGACGGCCGCGGCGCCTCGCTCGGCCTCCTGCAAGAGATCCCCGACGCCGTCACGCACGTGCTGTGGGAGAGCTGGGCGGAGATCAGCCTCGCGGCCGCGGCGCGGCTCGGCGTGGAGAACGGCGACATCCTCAAGGTGGCGACCGCCGCGGGTGAGATCGAAGTCGCGGCCTTCGTGCGCGGCGGCATTCGCGACGACGTGATCGCGATCCCGACCGGTCAGGGCCACACGGTTGGCCTGTTCGCCTCGAAGGAGAACGACGGGCTGCCCGGCACGCCGCGCGGCGTGAACGTGGCGGATCTGCTCGCCGGCACCACCGACGAAGCGGGCGGTCAGGCTTGGCTCACGGAGAAGGCGTCGGTCTCGAACACGGGCCGCCATCGCCGGCTGCCGATGCTGCAGTTCTCCGACAACAAGCGCGGCCGGCAGCTCGGCGAGGTGATGACGCTCGCGGCGCTGAACGGTCACGACGAACATCACGGCGACGACCACCACGGCTCACACGAGATCATCAAGGAGTACGACCCGGCAGACGACGCCGCCGACGCCGAGTACGCCGCGACCTTCCAGGCGCGCGGCGAGAAGAGCGTCAAGGAATCGCCCTACCGCTGGGGCATGACGGTCGATCTCGACAAGTGCACGGGCTGCAGCGCCTGCATCACGGCTTGTTACGTCGAGAACAACATCCCCGTCGTCGGCGAAGCCGAGATCCGCATGGTGCGCCCGATGACCTGGCTGCGCATCGACCGCTGGATCGGCGACGGCTTCACCGATTTCGGCAACGAGATGGGCCGCATCCAGATCGCGCCGAGCACGGAGAAGCTCGGCGAGGTCGACGTGCGCAACGCGCCCATCATGTGCCAGCAGTGCGGCGCGGCGCCGTGCGAACCGGTCTGCCCCGTGATCGCGACCTACCACAACGAGGAAGGTCTCAACGGGATGATTTATAACCGCTGCATCGGCACGCGGTACTGCGCCAACAACTGCCCGTACAAGGTCCGCCGCTTCAACTACTACGACAACCAGATCACGAAGTGGCCCACGCCGATGGAGCTCGGGCTGAATCCCGACGTGACCGTGCGCGGCCAGGGCGTGATGGAGAAGTGCACGTTCTGCGTGCAGCGCATCCAGGGCGCACGGCAGGAAGCGAAGAACGCGCGCGGTGTCGACGCGCAGATCGCCGACGGCGCGGTGCAGACCGCGTGTCAGCAGACCTGTCCGTCGAACGCGATCGCGTTCGGCAACCTGCGCGACGACGCGAGCGCGGTCTCGCAGAAGGCCGACTCGAAGCGCGGCTACCACGCACTCCACGTTCTCAACACTCGGCCCGCCGTGACGTACCTGTCGAAGGTCGTCCGCGGGCCCGCGGTCTGA
- the nrfD gene encoding polysulfide reductase NrfD, with product MTPPPISVAEAMTPVAKPGDSKINRDLLGVMEGVSVGWLVLLHLAVGTVIAAGAVWVYQVYAGLGIAGYTHPVFWGVYIVTFVFWVGIAHAGTLISAILYLFRAKWRNAINRGAEAMTVFAVLTAAQFLGIHVGRMWKSYFILPYPNQRGLWVNFRSPLEWDTFAISTYATISIVFFFIGLIPDLAIARDRATGLRKLIYTALALGWQGTSRQWKAHSRSVLHLSGLATPLVLSVHSVVSWDFAMSIVPGWHATIFAPYFVAGAIFSGFAMVLTVMIPFRRIYGLEEYITDYHFENMTRFLLLTSWIVGYAYGIEYFIAWYSGVEAEQTSFWLRLTGPYWFSTWTMIVCNVVFPQVFWFKQARTHLPTIFIVSTFINIGMWFERYVIIITSLSREYDPAVWNIYTPSWPELVIFAGSFGFFAQFILLFIKGAPFIAIAEVKELAIHERAHAKQGAH from the coding sequence ATGACGCCGCCGCCTATCTCAGTTGCTGAAGCGATGACCCCGGTCGCGAAGCCCGGCGACTCGAAGATCAACCGCGATCTGCTGGGCGTGATGGAAGGCGTCTCGGTCGGCTGGCTGGTGCTGCTGCACCTCGCCGTCGGCACCGTGATCGCCGCAGGCGCCGTCTGGGTCTATCAGGTCTACGCGGGCCTCGGCATCGCCGGCTACACGCACCCGGTCTTCTGGGGCGTCTACATCGTCACGTTCGTGTTCTGGGTCGGCATCGCGCACGCCGGCACGCTGATCAGCGCGATCCTCTACTTGTTCCGCGCGAAGTGGCGCAACGCGATCAACCGCGGCGCCGAAGCGATGACGGTGTTCGCGGTGCTCACGGCCGCGCAGTTCCTCGGCATCCACGTCGGCCGCATGTGGAAGTCGTACTTCATCCTCCCGTACCCCAATCAGCGCGGCCTGTGGGTGAACTTCCGCTCGCCGCTCGAGTGGGACACGTTCGCGATCTCGACCTACGCCACGATCTCGATCGTCTTCTTCTTCATCGGCCTGATCCCCGACCTCGCGATCGCGCGCGACCGCGCGACGGGCCTGCGCAAGCTGATCTACACCGCGCTCGCGCTCGGCTGGCAGGGCACCTCGCGCCAGTGGAAGGCGCACTCGCGCTCGGTGCTGCACCTCTCCGGCCTCGCGACGCCGCTCGTGCTCTCGGTGCACAGCGTCGTGTCCTGGGACTTCGCGATGTCGATCGTGCCCGGCTGGCACGCGACGATCTTTGCCCCGTACTTCGTCGCGGGCGCGATCTTCTCCGGCTTCGCGATGGTGCTGACGGTGATGATCCCGTTCCGCCGCATCTACGGCCTCGAGGAATACATCACCGACTACCACTTCGAGAACATGACGCGCTTCTTGTTATTGACGTCGTGGATCGTCGGGTACGCCTACGGAATCGAGTACTTCATCGCCTGGTACAGCGGCGTCGAAGCCGAGCAGACCTCGTTCTGGCTGCGCCTCACGGGCCCGTACTGGTTCTCGACCTGGACGATGATCGTCTGCAACGTCGTCTTCCCACAGGTCTTCTGGTTCAAACAAGCGCGCACGCACCTGCCGACGATCTTCATCGTGTCGACGTTCATCAATATCGGCATGTGGTTCGAGCGCTACGTCATCATCATCACGTCGCTCTCGCGCGAGTACGACCCGGCGGTCTGGAACATCTACACGCCGAGCTGGCCCGAGCTGGTCATCTTCGCGGGCTCGTTCGGGTTCTTCGCGCAGTTCATCCTGCTCTTCATCAAGGGCGCGCCCTTCATCGCCATCGCCGAGGTGAAGGAGCTGGCGATTCACGAGCGGGCGCACGCGAAGCAGGGGGCGCACTGA
- a CDS encoding DUF3341 domain-containing protein produces the protein MAELVGIYDAPGDVAAAAKRLKARGFTDLEIYSPAAFPELDDAIDEKPSKVRIFTLVGGLIGVVSGYALAIWTSYDWPVMIGGKPFAAIPTYTIIGFELTILFGGLATLIGLLVVGGLPYGTFGKHDAAYSPRFSAEELGLAVCCKDRDVPEVDALLRAHHAKEVNLVPAE, from the coding sequence ATGGCGGAGCTAGTCGGCATTTACGACGCGCCGGGCGACGTGGCCGCGGCGGCCAAGCGCCTCAAGGCGCGCGGCTTCACGGACCTCGAGATCTACTCGCCGGCCGCATTTCCCGAGCTCGACGACGCGATCGACGAGAAGCCGAGCAAGGTGCGCATCTTCACGCTGGTCGGCGGCTTGATCGGCGTCGTCTCCGGCTACGCGCTCGCGATCTGGACCTCGTACGACTGGCCCGTGATGATCGGCGGCAAGCCCTTCGCTGCGATTCCGACGTACACGATCATCGGTTTCGAGCTCACGATTCTGTTCGGCGGCCTCGCGACACTGATCGGCTTGCTCGTCGTCGGCGGCCTCCCGTACGGCACCTTCGGCAAGCACGACGCCGCCTACAGCCCGCGCTTCTCCGCGGAAGAGCTCGGCCTCGCGGTCTGCTGCAAGGACCGCGACGTGCCGGAAGTCGACGCGCTGCTTCGCGCTCATCACGCGAAGGAGGTGAACCTTGTTCCGGCAGAGTAA
- a CDS encoding cytochrome c yields the protein MFRQSNRHLRAHGTFAALLVATVLGNTACWEQWSEDWFPQMKWQKAVQAFERVPHATPGKPATNPFMPPVGAVQQGAEPPPIPRLKPEAMTEETMAAYDAAVAAFVNPTLVPVDQADPAKGMKATFQSLARGKELYAIYCTTCHGVAGMGDGPVSMMRMDGTMGGPFAGVFPLVTAMGRSDGYIYNLIRNGGDRMPKYNRIPSDDRWHLVNYVRHLQNGGQP from the coding sequence TTGTTCCGGCAGAGTAATCGCCACCTCCGCGCGCACGGCACGTTCGCCGCGCTGCTCGTCGCGACGGTGCTCGGCAACACCGCGTGCTGGGAGCAGTGGAGCGAGGACTGGTTCCCGCAGATGAAGTGGCAGAAGGCGGTGCAGGCGTTCGAGCGCGTGCCGCACGCGACGCCCGGCAAGCCCGCGACGAATCCGTTCATGCCGCCGGTGGGCGCCGTGCAGCAGGGCGCCGAGCCGCCGCCGATCCCGCGGCTCAAGCCCGAAGCGATGACCGAGGAGACGATGGCCGCGTACGACGCCGCCGTCGCCGCGTTCGTGAACCCGACGCTCGTGCCCGTCGACCAGGCCGACCCCGCGAAGGGCATGAAGGCCACGTTCCAGTCGCTCGCCCGCGGCAAGGAGCTCTACGCGATCTACTGCACCACCTGTCACGGCGTCGCGGGCATGGGCGACGGCCCGGTCAGCATGATGCGCATGGACGGCACCATGGGCGGCCCCTTCGCCGGTGTGTTCCCGCTCGTGACGGCGATGGGCCGCAGCGACGGATACATCTACAACCTGATCCGCAACGGCGGCGACCGGATGCCGAAATACAACCGCATCCCGTCCGATGACCGCTGGCACCTCGTGAACTACGTGCGGCACTTGCAGAATGGAGGGCAGCCGTGA